The Nitratidesulfovibrio sp. genome has a window encoding:
- a CDS encoding 4Fe-4S ferredoxin, translated as MPPRILTEKCNGCEGLPESRCEEACPGNLMVVDAATGKARCRCTRDCWDCMSCTKACPRAAIETRIPYQLGYHKASLRPIMGKDHITWKCVDIHGVETMYKYRNRLAAAQAIRTDKDA; from the coding sequence ATGCCGCCAAGAATACTGACCGAAAAATGCAACGGCTGCGAAGGGCTGCCCGAATCGCGCTGCGAAGAAGCCTGCCCCGGCAACCTGATGGTGGTGGACGCAGCCACGGGCAAGGCCCGCTGCCGCTGCACGCGCGACTGCTGGGACTGCATGTCCTGCACCAAGGCCTGTCCCCGCGCCGCCATAGAGACGCGCATCCCCTACCAGTTGGGGTACCACAAGGCGTCCCTGCGGCCCATCATGGGCAAGGACCACATCACCTGGAAATGCGTGGACATCCACGGCGTGGAAACCATGTACAAATACCGCAACCGTCTGGCCGCTGCCCAGGCCATCCGGACTGACAAGGACGCGTAA